One window of the Pelmatolapia mariae isolate MD_Pm_ZW linkage group LG15, Pm_UMD_F_2, whole genome shotgun sequence genome contains the following:
- the rab10 gene encoding ras-related protein Rab-10 yields MAKKTYDLLFKLLLIGDSGVGKTCVLFRFSDDAFNTTFISTIGIDFKIKTVELQGKKIKLQIWDTAGQERFHTITTSYYRGAMGIMLVYDITNAKSFENISKWLRNIDEHANEDVERMLLGNKCDMEDKRVVPKAKGEQIAREHGIRFFETSAKANINIEKAFLTLAEDILRKTPVKEPNSENVDISSGGGVTGWKSKCCS; encoded by the exons ATGGCGAAGAAGACGTACGACTTGCTGTTCAAGCTGCTTCTGATCGGCGACTCGGGCGTGGGGAAGACCTGTGTGCTGTTCCGCTTCTCTGACGACGCCTTCAACACAACCTTCATCTCCACCATAG gaaTAGACTTCAAGATCAAAACTGTTGAATTACAAGGAAAGAAGATAAAACTACAGATCTG GGACACAGCAGGGCAGGAACGGTTCCACACCATCACCACCTCCTACTACAGAGGAGCCATGGGCATCATGCTGGTCTATGACATCACCAACGCCAAGAGCTTCGAAAACATCAGCAAATGGCTGCGCAACATTGATGAG catgCAAATGAGGACGTTGAGAGAATGCTGCTAGGCAACAAGTGTGACATGGAGGACAAGAGGGTCGTACCAAAAGCCAAGGGAGAGCAG ATTGCGAGGGAGCACGGCATTAGGTTTTTTGAGACGAGCGCTAAGGCCAACATCAACATCGAGAAAGCTTTCCTCACGTTAGCAGAAGACATCCTCAGAAAG ACGCCTGTAAAAGAGCCCAACAGTGAAAACGTCGACATCAGCAGCGGAGGAGGAGTCACAGGCTGGAAGAGCAAGTGCTGCAGTTGA